A DNA window from uncultured Methanoregula sp. contains the following coding sequences:
- a CDS encoding HisA/HisF-related TIM barrel protein — protein MDLILAMDLRQNLVVHGKSGHRETYKPLDWGCSPTAEPAGFVRAIQPKFIYIADLDRIEGTGSHDAMVAECAGLVNTCYVDRGCRSPEDMLRGDHIVNIVGTETGGSRLSEYHGGYISLDIKDGKVIPSGSSPEAMLRQAASWDFEGCIILNIAAVGTRDGLDPGLLENLRSAYPGRLLYGGGVATVTDLELLRAAGFDGAIIATALHYGAVPVEWIRRGTVC, from the coding sequence ATGGATCTGATTCTTGCCATGGATCTGAGGCAGAACCTGGTAGTTCACGGCAAGTCCGGGCATCGCGAGACGTACAAACCGCTGGACTGGGGCTGTTCGCCAACCGCAGAACCGGCCGGGTTTGTCCGGGCCATCCAACCGAAGTTCATCTACATCGCGGATCTCGACCGGATCGAAGGCACCGGATCGCACGATGCGATGGTAGCGGAATGCGCCGGCCTGGTGAACACCTGTTATGTTGATCGCGGGTGCCGCTCTCCCGAGGATATGCTCCGTGGCGACCATATCGTCAACATTGTCGGCACGGAGACCGGGGGATCCCGGCTCTCCGAATACCACGGGGGGTATATCAGCCTGGATATCAAAGACGGAAAGGTCATCCCCTCCGGCAGCAGCCCGGAGGCCATGCTCCGCCAGGCAGCGTCCTGGGATTTTGAAGGGTGCATCATCCTCAACATCGCGGCGGTCGGGACACGGGACGGCCTGGATCCCGGGCTCCTGGAAAACCTGCGGTCAGCGTACCCGGGCCGGCTGCTCTATGGCGGCGGGGTGGCAACGGTCACCGACCTGGAGCTGCTCAGAGCGGCCGGGTTTGACGGTGCGATCATTGCAACGGCACTCCATTACGGTGCCGTGCCGGTGGAATGGATCCGGAGGGGAACTGTTTGTTAA
- a CDS encoding DUF6125 family protein: MVAEDCKGELTDAAKNWLAIDGLWFQAVEQAYGMDRAVAMDCAVWQQFATIEARRIKERLNLPEKGGLEALEIAFENRLFTRVNEYGISRPDPKTLVVTTKTCRVQAARERKGMPLFPCRAVGLVEFPVFARTIDARVVAECLSCPPESLPGTPYCSWKFTLADPDKE; encoded by the coding sequence ATGGTGGCGGAGGATTGTAAGGGCGAGCTGACCGACGCAGCCAAGAACTGGCTGGCGATTGACGGCCTCTGGTTCCAGGCAGTCGAGCAGGCCTATGGCATGGACCGGGCAGTGGCAATGGACTGCGCGGTCTGGCAGCAGTTTGCAACAATTGAAGCCCGGCGGATAAAGGAACGCCTCAATCTCCCTGAAAAGGGCGGGCTCGAAGCCCTGGAGATCGCATTTGAGAACCGGCTCTTCACCCGGGTCAATGAGTACGGGATCTCACGCCCGGATCCAAAGACCCTGGTTGTTACCACAAAGACCTGCCGGGTCCAGGCTGCGCGGGAACGGAAAGGGATGCCGCTCTTTCCCTGCAGGGCCGTAGGGCTGGTGGAATTTCCGGTCTTTGCCCGGACTATCGATGCCCGGGTGGTTGCCGAATGCCTGTCATGCCCCCCGGAATCGCTGCCCGGAACCCCGTACTGTTCATGGAAATTCACCCTTGCGGATCCGGATAAAGAATAA
- the guaB gene encoding IMP dehydrogenase has translation MYTKKLDVPLSLTFDDVLLEPQASWIEPSEADVRSRFTKKINVNIPLVSAAMDTVTEATMAITLAREGGIGVIHRNMPAERSLQEVTFVKQAEELIEREVLYVESTATVSDAERIMHQYSIGGVPVIDKGKIIGIVSRRDVRAIVQKRGDEKITAIMTKKPIVADEDITAEKALEIMYTNKVERLPVVDKHGKLIGIITMQDILEKRQYPLACRDARGNLRVAAAVGPFDFARAELLDQNGVDVLVVDTAHGHNMRCVAAIKDIKGSVKAEVVAGNIATKEAALALLDAGVDGIKVGIGPGSICTTRIVAGTGVPQITAVAQVADVAQAADVPIVSDGGIRFSGDVAKALAAGADTVMMGSMFAGTDESPGKVISMKGRRYKQYRGMGSLGVMNSGESSDRYFQKKGIGSTKFVPEGVEGVTPYVGHVSEVIYQLVGGLKSAMGYTGSKTIPEMHTKARFVRITNAGMTESHPHNIMITDEAPNYRLFE, from the coding sequence ATGTACACCAAAAAACTGGATGTTCCCCTCTCATTAACGTTTGACGATGTGCTGCTCGAACCGCAGGCATCGTGGATCGAACCTTCCGAAGCGGATGTCCGCTCCCGGTTCACGAAGAAGATCAATGTGAACATTCCGCTCGTTTCCGCAGCAATGGATACGGTCACGGAAGCGACCATGGCAATTACCCTTGCCCGTGAGGGCGGGATAGGCGTTATCCACCGGAACATGCCTGCCGAGCGGTCCCTGCAGGAAGTCACGTTCGTCAAACAGGCAGAGGAACTCATCGAGCGCGAAGTCCTGTACGTGGAGAGTACGGCCACCGTTTCCGATGCCGAGCGCATCATGCACCAGTACAGCATCGGGGGCGTCCCGGTCATCGACAAGGGCAAGATCATCGGGATTGTCAGCCGGCGGGATGTCCGGGCCATTGTCCAGAAGCGGGGAGACGAGAAGATCACCGCGATCATGACGAAGAAGCCCATCGTGGCCGACGAGGACATCACGGCCGAGAAGGCGCTTGAGATCATGTACACGAACAAGGTCGAGCGCCTGCCGGTTGTCGACAAGCATGGCAAACTCATCGGGATCATCACCATGCAGGACATCCTGGAGAAGCGCCAGTACCCGCTGGCCTGCCGGGATGCCAGGGGAAACCTCCGGGTGGCAGCTGCGGTCGGGCCGTTTGATTTTGCCCGGGCCGAACTGCTCGACCAGAACGGCGTGGATGTCCTTGTCGTGGATACCGCACACGGGCATAACATGCGGTGCGTTGCGGCCATCAAGGACATCAAAGGCAGCGTCAAGGCAGAAGTGGTGGCCGGCAATATTGCAACAAAGGAAGCGGCTCTTGCCCTCCTCGACGCGGGCGTTGACGGCATAAAAGTGGGTATCGGCCCGGGCTCCATCTGCACGACCCGTATCGTTGCCGGGACCGGCGTCCCGCAGATAACCGCCGTTGCCCAGGTAGCGGATGTTGCGCAGGCTGCCGATGTGCCGATCGTATCGGACGGGGGAATCCGGTTCAGCGGGGATGTGGCAAAAGCCCTCGCAGCCGGTGCCGACACGGTCATGATGGGCAGCATGTTTGCCGGGACCGACGAGTCGCCCGGCAAAGTGATCAGCATGAAAGGCCGGCGCTACAAGCAGTACCGGGGCATGGGATCCCTCGGGGTCATGAACAGCGGCGAGTCCAGCGACCGGTATTTCCAGAAGAAGGGAATCGGCAGCACCAAGTTCGTGCCCGAGGGCGTTGAAGGAGTCACCCCGTATGTCGGCCACGTGAGCGAGGTAATCTACCAGCTGGTCGGCGGCCTCAAGTCCGCTATGGGATATACCGGCTCAAAAACCATTCCCGAGATGCATACCAAGGCCCGGTTTGTCCGGATCACGAATGCCGGCATGACCGAGAGCCACCCGCACAATATCATGATCACCGACGAAGCGCCCAATTACCGGCTCTTTGAATAA
- a CDS encoding (5-formylfuran-3-yl)methyl phosphate synthase — translation MQLLVSPSSISEARHSTAADIIDVKKPSEGSLGANFPWVIREIKAFAQKPVSAAIGDFDYKPGGASLAAYGAACAGADYIKIGLAFEGQEQANDVIDAVVKAVKDEFPEKYVVIAAYSDYERMHSISPFDMAPIAAECGADFAMVDTGIKDRQSTFAFMDEAMLRTFTEKNRKLGLGTALAGALKFEDIDALKRIDPDIIGVRGMVCGGDRNAVVREDLIKTALSLIR, via the coding sequence ATGCAATTGTTGGTCAGCCCAAGCTCTATATCTGAAGCCCGACATTCCACCGCCGCTGACATAATCGATGTGAAAAAGCCATCCGAAGGATCCCTGGGCGCCAACTTTCCCTGGGTGATCCGCGAGATCAAAGCGTTTGCACAAAAGCCGGTGAGCGCGGCTATTGGCGACTTCGATTACAAACCCGGCGGAGCTTCTTTGGCTGCCTACGGGGCGGCCTGTGCCGGTGCTGACTATATCAAGATCGGCCTTGCATTCGAGGGGCAGGAACAGGCAAACGATGTCATCGATGCCGTAGTGAAGGCAGTTAAAGACGAATTCCCGGAAAAATATGTCGTGATCGCTGCCTACTCCGACTATGAGCGGATGCATTCCATCTCCCCGTTCGATATGGCCCCCATTGCAGCGGAATGCGGGGCTGATTTTGCCATGGTGGACACCGGCATAAAAGACCGCCAGAGCACGTTTGCTTTCATGGACGAGGCAATGCTCCGGACGTTTACCGAGAAGAACAGGAAACTCGGCCTCGGGACCGCCCTTGCCGGTGCACTGAAGTTCGAAGATATCGATGCACTGAAACGGATAGACCCGGACATCATCGGTGTCCGGGGCATGGTCTGCGGCGGAGATCGCAATGCGGTTGTCCGTGAAGACTTGATCAAGACCGCACTCTCCCTCATCAGGTGA
- the sixA gene encoding phosphohistidine phosphatase SixA, translated as MDLFILRHGKAETAGKGMTDAERRLTKSGQADILGAARWIASQDYLFDLIAASPLARAQETAAIVAETLGEPDKLVTWNSLVPGGNPDTVCREISRSPEDHRILLVGHEPLLSMLIARIITGGEDAGIVMTKGGLARIRNFSYASRPSGELHWLLTAKQMAGLVR; from the coding sequence GTGGATCTTTTCATTCTCCGTCACGGGAAAGCCGAGACTGCCGGCAAGGGGATGACCGATGCTGAGCGCAGGCTCACAAAAAGCGGGCAGGCCGATATCCTAGGAGCGGCCCGGTGGATCGCATCGCAGGACTATCTCTTCGATCTGATAGCGGCAAGCCCGCTTGCCCGGGCGCAGGAGACCGCTGCAATCGTTGCCGAAACGCTGGGGGAGCCGGACAAACTCGTCACCTGGAACAGCCTTGTCCCGGGCGGGAACCCGGACACCGTCTGCCGGGAGATCAGCCGTTCTCCGGAAGACCACCGGATCCTGCTCGTGGGCCACGAGCCTCTTCTTTCGATGCTCATCGCCAGGATCATCACCGGCGGCGAGGACGCGGGCATCGTCATGACCAAAGGCGGGCTTGCCCGGATACGCAATTTCTCATATGCCAGCCGGCCGTCCGGCGAACTGCACTGGCTGCTCACGGCAAAACAGATGGCAGGACTGGTCCGGTAA
- a CDS encoding DUF4145 domain-containing protein, translated as MLCPFCSVGFNLKQSSTRIPLTKDSSGYWGLEQRICPECGKMNLVLFYNEHQLGPTTEKIIHPRENSRAPCPKEVPLEYAEDFNEASLILNDSPKASAALSRRCLQNILRHCANVSPKNLSKEIQEILDTGNLPSHLSQSLDAIRIIGNFAAHPMKSESSGEILSVEPGEAEWCLDVIEGLFDYYFVQPSLIAKKKETLNIKLAEAGKTPIK; from the coding sequence ATGCTTTGTCCGTTCTGTTCGGTAGGATTCAATCTTAAACAATCATCAACTCGCATCCCGCTTACTAAGGATTCATCAGGCTACTGGGGACTCGAACAGAGAATATGCCCTGAATGCGGTAAAATGAATTTAGTATTATTTTATAATGAACATCAGCTCGGACCCACAACAGAAAAAATAATCCATCCTCGTGAAAATAGCAGAGCTCCTTGTCCAAAAGAAGTTCCATTAGAGTATGCTGAAGATTTTAATGAGGCTTCTCTCATTCTGAATGATAGTCCAAAAGCATCAGCTGCGCTAAGTCGTAGATGCTTACAAAATATTTTACGGCATTGTGCAAATGTTAGTCCAAAAAATCTTTCTAAGGAAATTCAAGAAATACTTGATACCGGAAATTTACCATCTCATCTATCGCAATCCTTAGATGCTATTAGGATTATAGGGAATTTTGCAGCACATCCAATGAAGAGTGAGAGTTCTGGAGAAATTCTGTCTGTCGAACCTGGTGAAGCTGAATGGTGTCTTGATGTTATTGAAGGTCTTTTTGATTATTATTTTGTCCAGCCTTCATTAATCGCTAAAAAGAAAGAGACATTGAATATAAAATTAGCAGAGGCTGGAAAAACTCCAATTAAATAG
- the tmk gene encoding dTMP kinase yields MLITLEGIDGSGKSTLHETLKGLLADLDPLFTREPGATWVGDQVRRAIKEQIDPITEATLFVADHAAHLAKVVRPALAKGRLVISDRYSDSRFAYQAVTLQGIVPEPERWLRAMHNGWTIVPDRTFLCVLPVNDALTRLKPDSQREHFERRDVLDAVQNNYLRFARAEPSRFVVVDAMLPSETVAGFVAEAIRVMVREGGMNGRKKGM; encoded by the coding sequence TTGTTAATCACGCTCGAAGGCATTGACGGGAGCGGCAAGAGCACGCTCCATGAAACCCTCAAAGGACTGCTTGCCGATCTCGATCCCCTCTTTACGCGGGAACCGGGCGCAACCTGGGTGGGGGACCAGGTGCGCCGTGCGATAAAAGAGCAGATCGATCCCATCACGGAGGCAACGCTCTTTGTCGCGGACCATGCAGCCCACCTGGCAAAAGTGGTCCGCCCGGCCCTTGCAAAAGGACGGCTTGTCATCTCCGACCGGTACAGCGACAGCAGGTTTGCGTACCAGGCCGTTACCCTGCAGGGCATCGTGCCGGAGCCGGAGAGATGGCTGCGGGCCATGCACAATGGCTGGACGATCGTTCCCGACAGAACATTCCTCTGCGTGCTTCCCGTTAACGATGCCCTGACCCGGCTCAAGCCGGACAGCCAGCGGGAGCATTTCGAGCGCCGGGATGTGCTTGACGCGGTCCAGAACAATTATCTCCGGTTCGCCCGGGCCGAGCCCTCGCGCTTTGTGGTTGTCGATGCAATGCTTCCTTCGGAGACGGTTGCGGGGTTTGTCGCAGAGGCGATCCGGGTGATGGTTAGGGAAGGCGGGATGAATGGAAGGAAGAAGGGAATGTAA